Proteins encoded within one genomic window of Alteribacter populi:
- the fabZ gene encoding 3-hydroxyacyl-ACP dehydratase FabZ, translating into MLSIEEIKDIIPHRYPFLLVDRILEVEEGQRAVGIKNVTANEEFFNGHFPDYPVMPGVLIVEALAQVGAVAILKKEENRGRLAFFAGIDNCRFKGQVKPGDQLRLDVEMTRLRGRIGKGKAVATVDGETVAEMEMMFAIGDKNE; encoded by the coding sequence ATGCTTTCAATAGAAGAAATTAAAGACATTATCCCTCACCGATACCCATTTTTATTAGTGGATCGAATTCTTGAGGTGGAGGAAGGTCAACGTGCCGTTGGAATTAAAAACGTTACTGCTAACGAAGAGTTTTTTAACGGTCATTTCCCCGATTATCCAGTGATGCCGGGAGTTCTCATCGTTGAGGCTCTCGCACAGGTGGGAGCAGTTGCTATCCTAAAAAAAGAAGAAAACCGCGGGCGACTCGCTTTCTTCGCAGGAATCGATAACTGCCGCTTCAAAGGCCAAGTGAAACCAGGCGACCAACTTCGTCTCGATGTGGAAATGACACGTCTCCGCGGGAGAATCGGAAAAGGAAAAGCCGTTGCAACAGTCGACGGAGAAACCGTTGCTGAAATGGAAATGATGTTCGCGATCGGCGACAAAAACGAATAA
- a CDS encoding DNA-directed RNA polymerase subunit beta — translation MNKENDVQPTSREEIRKQKEAAKQEKKAEKKEKKETKSKRGRIRLIPIWLRLIIVIVILFLSLIAGAMIGYGVVGDGNMMGVFERDTWFHIYDIIYHGTETGQ, via the coding sequence ATGAATAAAGAGAACGATGTGCAACCTACGAGTCGCGAAGAGATCCGTAAACAAAAAGAAGCGGCTAAGCAAGAAAAAAAAGCCGAAAAAAAAGAAAAAAAAGAGACGAAATCAAAACGTGGCCGTATCCGTCTAATTCCAATCTGGCTGCGCTTAATTATTGTCATTGTTATCTTGTTCCTTAGCCTTATAGCTGGTGCCATGATCGGGTACGGTGTTGTCGGTGACGGCAACATGATGGGTGTATTCGAACGTGATACATGGTTTCATATATACGATATTATTTACCATGGTACGGAAACAGGGCAATAA
- a CDS encoding flagellar hook-basal body protein, whose protein sequence is MNQAMVNSAVTMGQLQHKLDTTGNNLANLNTTGYKRRDVSFSDLLFQQINNQSVEHHEVGRQTPDGIRVGSGAAVAQTAMRYEQGAINTTDRELDIALTEPSYFFELIPGEVGERRFTRDGAFYLTPNPNIEGENLLVNSKGDYIQSAAGTPISLPANYADINVNEQGVIEVTLNDGDNTVVNAGQLQLTEITKPQLLENHGENHYRFPDLEELNLDEADVLAEAVGRQVFQQGALEMSNVDMGKEMIDMLEAQRNYQFNTRAISIGDEMMGLVNNLR, encoded by the coding sequence ATGAATCAAGCAATGGTAAACTCAGCTGTAACAATGGGGCAGCTTCAGCATAAACTCGATACAACTGGAAATAATCTTGCTAATTTAAATACGACGGGATATAAGCGACGGGATGTCAGTTTTTCCGATTTACTCTTCCAGCAAATAAATAATCAAAGCGTAGAGCATCACGAAGTTGGCCGGCAAACACCAGACGGAATCCGCGTTGGATCCGGGGCTGCCGTTGCTCAAACGGCAATGCGATATGAACAAGGAGCTATCAATACTACAGACCGTGAATTAGATATTGCGTTGACCGAACCTAGCTACTTTTTTGAACTTATCCCGGGTGAAGTCGGAGAGCGGCGCTTTACTCGCGACGGAGCGTTTTATTTAACCCCGAATCCAAACATAGAAGGGGAAAACCTTCTCGTTAACAGTAAAGGTGACTATATTCAATCCGCAGCCGGTACACCGATTTCTCTTCCAGCTAACTACGCGGATATCAATGTAAATGAGCAAGGTGTGATCGAAGTAACTTTAAATGATGGAGACAACACAGTCGTTAATGCCGGACAACTTCAGCTTACTGAAATAACGAAGCCTCAGCTTCTGGAAAATCACGGGGAAAATCACTATCGTTTTCCTGATTTAGAAGAACTCAATCTTGATGAAGCTGATGTACTCGCAGAAGCTGTCGGTAGACAAGTGTTCCAACAAGGCGCTCTAGAGATGTCTAACGTCGATATGGGAAAAGAAATGATCGATATGCTTGAAGCACAGCGGAACTACCAATTCAACACTCGAGCCATTTCGATTGGAGACGAAATGATGGGGCTTGTCAACAACCTCCGTTAA
- a CDS encoding flagellar hook-basal body protein gives MLRGLHTAASGMISQQRRQEMLTDNLSNANTPGFKAEQGSIRAFPNMLIQALGTNHSMQFGSNRVGELSTGAYLQERTPNFTQGDMQETGNNTDIALLQGNVPVDEETGEAAMLAYNVEDNNGDIRYTRNGNFTVDGSGFLTSSQGHYILDADGERIEVGNDQFRVSTEGEILIGADEEPFTQINVAVIPDPTQLVKEGNGLLNYEGEEEIETAIDNEETAYQLQQGFIERSNVDASQVMTEMMTAMRSFEANQRVVQAYDQSMERAVNDIGRLG, from the coding sequence TTGCTAAGAGGATTACACACCGCAGCTTCCGGAATGATTAGTCAGCAGCGCCGTCAAGAAATGCTAACGGACAATCTGTCAAATGCGAACACCCCTGGCTTCAAAGCGGAACAAGGTTCGATAAGGGCGTTCCCTAACATGCTCATTCAAGCGTTAGGTACAAACCATTCTATGCAATTTGGAAGTAACCGTGTTGGAGAGCTTTCTACCGGTGCTTATTTGCAGGAACGAACACCAAATTTCACACAAGGTGATATGCAAGAAACAGGAAACAACACAGACATTGCACTTTTACAAGGGAATGTTCCTGTCGATGAAGAAACGGGAGAAGCAGCAATGCTTGCTTATAACGTTGAAGATAATAATGGCGATATTCGATATACGAGGAACGGTAATTTTACAGTAGATGGATCGGGTTTCCTTACTTCATCACAAGGTCACTACATCCTTGATGCCGATGGAGAACGTATTGAAGTGGGGAACGACCAATTCCGAGTTTCGACTGAAGGGGAAATATTAATTGGAGCAGATGAAGAGCCTTTTACCCAAATTAATGTTGCCGTTATTCCTGACCCTACTCAGCTAGTGAAAGAAGGCAACGGCCTTTTGAACTACGAAGGGGAGGAAGAAATAGAGACGGCTATCGATAACGAGGAGACGGCTTACCAGCTTCAACAAGGATTTATTGAACGTTCAAATGTCGATGCGTCACAAGTCATGACTGAAATGATGACAGCAATGCGCTCTTTTGAAGCGAATCAGCGTGTTGTTCAAGCCTATGATCAAAGTATGGAACGTGCTGTGAACGATATTGGACGCTTAGGGTAA
- a CDS encoding rod shape-determining protein codes for MFGRDIGIDLGTANVLIHVKGRGIVLNEPSVVAIDTNTKRVLAVGDEAFRMVGRTPGNIVALRPMKDGVIADFEMTESMLKHFLDKIKVRNFFSKPRILICCPTNITSVEQKAIREAAEKSGGKSIYIEEEPKVAAIGAGMDIYQPSGNMVVDIGGGTTDVAVLSMGDIVTASSIKVAGDRFDQDILNYIKKKYKLMIGERTAEQIKFNVGTVFPEGRSEEMEIRGRDMVSGLPRTISVNSTEVRESLEESVFHIVQASKAVLEQTPPELSADIIDRGVILTGGGAYLHGIDQLLAEELKVPVFVSEEPMNCVVNGTGILLENLDRLSKRAIKA; via the coding sequence ATGTTTGGTAGGGATATCGGAATTGATTTAGGTACAGCAAATGTACTCATCCATGTCAAAGGGCGAGGCATTGTATTAAATGAACCATCAGTCGTTGCGATTGATACGAATACAAAAAGAGTGCTGGCTGTTGGTGATGAAGCCTTTCGTATGGTCGGAAGGACACCGGGTAATATCGTAGCATTACGCCCGATGAAGGACGGGGTTATTGCAGATTTTGAAATGACAGAATCGATGCTTAAACACTTTTTAGACAAAATTAAGGTGAGGAATTTCTTTTCAAAACCAAGAATCCTCATCTGTTGTCCGACAAATATTACATCAGTTGAACAAAAAGCCATTCGCGAAGCGGCTGAAAAAAGTGGTGGAAAAAGCATTTATATCGAAGAAGAACCGAAAGTTGCCGCCATTGGTGCAGGTATGGACATTTATCAGCCAAGTGGGAACATGGTAGTAGATATAGGCGGTGGAACGACCGATGTTGCCGTGCTTTCTATGGGTGATATCGTCACCGCCTCTTCTATAAAAGTAGCAGGGGACCGATTCGATCAAGATATTTTAAATTACATAAAGAAAAAGTACAAACTAATGATCGGTGAGCGAACAGCAGAACAAATCAAATTTAACGTAGGTACGGTTTTCCCTGAAGGAAGAAGCGAAGAAATGGAAATCCGTGGTCGTGATATGGTGAGCGGCCTGCCGAGAACGATATCTGTAAATTCTACGGAAGTGCGCGAATCTCTTGAAGAATCGGTTTTCCATATTGTACAGGCATCTAAAGCGGTTCTTGAACAAACACCTCCAGAACTGTCAGCAGACATCATTGACCGTGGTGTTATCTTGACGGGCGGTGGTGCATATTTGCATGGGATTGACCAGTTATTAGCTGAAGAGTTAAAAGTACCTGTATTCGTTTCAGAAGAACCGATGAACTGTGTAGTTAATGGAACAGGCATTTTGCTTGAAAATTTAGATCGATTATCAAAACGTGCCATTAAAGCTTAA
- the spoIIID gene encoding sporulation transcriptional regulator SpoIIID translates to MHDYIKERTIKIGRYIVETRKTVRTIAKEFGVSKSTVHKDLTERLPEINPELANEVKEILEYHKSIRHLRGGEATKVKYKKTQVPTKKVVETKV, encoded by the coding sequence GTGCACGATTACATCAAAGAGAGGACAATCAAGATAGGTAGGTACATCGTCGAGACGAGAAAGACAGTTCGTACCATTGCAAAGGAATTCGGCGTTTCCAAAAGTACGGTCCATAAAGATCTGACCGAACGGTTACCAGAAATTAACCCGGAATTGGCTAATGAAGTAAAAGAAATCCTCGAGTACCACAAATCGATCCGCCATCTCCGTGGGGGAGAGGCAACGAAAGTAAAGTACAAAAAAACGCAAGTCCCAACAAAAAAAGTTGTAGAAACGAAAGTTTAA
- a CDS encoding M23 family metallopeptidase: MNQEEKQVSKVERFKANLKRLMKKRWTMPALYLTLAAVVITGFIWVTSDSEDLSQDPAQDSEFDINQPGDEAYDEDGLPVTVQNEVFEMPVLDENEVSVVGNFYDYEASVDDQVDALIQYNNYYYQNKGVDLASENGESFDVTAAMSGTVVKAEEDALFGQVVHVEHDDDILSIYQSLEGVLVEDGQTVKQGDVIARAGRNLYNSDAGQHLHFEIRKNGVPVNPLEYMEQPLTSLPEVDEEQADQESDSEELPELPKEALREDS; encoded by the coding sequence ATGAATCAAGAAGAAAAACAAGTTTCCAAAGTGGAACGATTTAAGGCGAATCTCAAACGCCTAATGAAGAAACGTTGGACTATGCCGGCCCTTTATTTAACGCTTGCTGCAGTCGTAATTACTGGTTTTATCTGGGTAACCTCTGATAGTGAGGATCTCTCGCAGGATCCAGCGCAAGACTCTGAGTTTGATATAAACCAACCAGGGGATGAAGCATATGATGAGGATGGCCTGCCAGTTACTGTACAAAATGAAGTGTTTGAAATGCCGGTCCTTGACGAGAATGAAGTCAGCGTAGTTGGTAACTTTTATGATTATGAAGCTTCGGTTGATGACCAAGTAGATGCCTTAATTCAATACAATAACTACTACTACCAAAATAAAGGCGTCGATTTGGCTTCTGAAAACGGTGAAAGCTTCGATGTAACTGCTGCAATGAGTGGAACAGTTGTAAAAGCTGAGGAAGACGCGTTGTTTGGACAAGTTGTTCACGTTGAACATGATGATGACATTCTGTCCATCTATCAAAGCCTAGAAGGTGTTCTAGTAGAAGACGGGCAAACTGTTAAACAAGGAGACGTAATTGCTAGAGCAGGACGTAACCTTTATAACAGTGATGCTGGACAGCACCTACACTTTGAGATTCGTAAAAACGGTGTTCCAGTCAATCCACTAGAATATATGGAACAGCCACTTACTTCTCTACCAGAAGTAGATGAAGAACAAGCAGATCAAGAGTCAGATAGTGAAGAGTTGCCAGAACTACCAAAAGAAGCGTTAAGAGAAGACTCGTAA
- the spoIID gene encoding stage II sporulation protein D, with protein sequence MKQMVIVGLILMGIILVIPSILVVWFTSEEEAPVAQEAPALSESAEPVSSDMEDDSLTVSVFRAQKEEIEEVGFEDYIAGVVASEMPASYEKEALKAQALTARTYIIRHLTDPGDINLPDGADVTDTVNDQVYHNNEELKQRWPDDYDWMMEKIQEAVHETRGQVITYDGSPITATFFSTSNGYTENSEEYWPNEIPYLRSVESPWDTDSPRFEGEKVVSISDFEAELGVNVAETGEIGEVIERTTGGRVAKVRFGDKEFTGREIRDKLELDSSDFVWQRHGNDIVLTTKGWGHGVGMSQFGADGMAREGKNYQDIIHHYYQDVEITNAENLIETIVAKN encoded by the coding sequence ATGAAACAAATGGTAATAGTAGGACTTATATTAATGGGGATTATTTTAGTGATCCCTTCCATCCTTGTAGTATGGTTTACTTCAGAAGAAGAGGCGCCAGTAGCCCAGGAGGCGCCCGCCTTATCAGAAAGCGCTGAGCCGGTCTCAAGTGACATGGAAGACGACAGCTTAACTGTATCGGTATTTCGTGCTCAAAAAGAGGAGATTGAAGAAGTTGGGTTTGAGGACTACATTGCAGGAGTTGTTGCTTCAGAAATGCCGGCTTCCTATGAAAAAGAAGCGTTAAAAGCACAAGCCTTAACAGCGAGAACTTACATCATCCGTCACCTTACTGATCCAGGTGATATTAATTTGCCTGATGGAGCAGATGTAACGGATACCGTCAACGACCAAGTCTACCATAACAATGAGGAGTTAAAACAGCGTTGGCCAGATGATTACGATTGGATGATGGAAAAAATACAAGAGGCCGTCCATGAAACAAGAGGGCAAGTCATTACATATGATGGCAGCCCGATTACTGCTACGTTTTTTTCAACTAGTAACGGCTATACAGAAAACTCTGAGGAATATTGGCCAAATGAGATTCCTTACTTAAGAAGTGTTGAAAGCCCATGGGATACTGATTCACCAAGATTTGAAGGAGAGAAGGTGGTATCAATCTCAGACTTTGAAGCCGAATTAGGCGTCAATGTTGCTGAAACAGGGGAAATTGGTGAAGTCATTGAGCGTACGACAGGTGGGCGCGTAGCCAAAGTCCGTTTCGGAGATAAGGAATTTACCGGCAGAGAAATTCGCGATAAACTCGAACTCGACTCTAGCGATTTTGTTTGGCAGCGTCATGGCAACGACATTGTTCTCACAACAAAAGGATGGGGTCACGGTGTAGGAATGAGCCAATTTGGTGCTGATGGCATGGCAAGAGAAGGGAAAAACTACCAAGATATTATTCATCACTATTATCAAGACGTAGAAATCACCAATGCTGAAAACCTAATCGAAACAATCGTCGCCAAAAATTAA
- the murA gene encoding UDP-N-acetylglucosamine 1-carboxyvinyltransferase: protein MEKIIVRGGRQLSGTVRIEGAKNAVLPVIAASILASKGKSKIYDVPALADVYTINEVLRNLNIDVNYQDGAIEVDAEKSLKTEAPFEYVRKMRASFLVMGPLLARVGHARIALPGGCAIGSRPIDQHLKGFEAMGAKVEIGNGFIEAKVEEKLIGNKIYLDFPSVGATENIMMAASMAEGTTTIENAAEEPEIVCLATYLNSMGAKVRGAGTGTIRIEGVNELSGAEHTIIPDRIEAGTFMVAAAISKGNVLLENVEPEHLRPLISKLNEMGVIIIEESDGIRVIGPESLKSVDLKTMPHPGFPTDMQAQMMALLLRAEGTSVITETVFENRFMHVEEFRRMNGNIKIEGRAAIVTGPNELQGAEVSATDLRAGAALIVSGLVADGYTRVTELKHIDRGYVNFAGKLKALGADIERIYEAEESELENLEAPAPLKMDPNFA from the coding sequence TTGGAAAAAATCATCGTCCGCGGTGGAAGGCAGTTGAGCGGCACAGTACGCATTGAAGGTGCGAAAAACGCCGTATTGCCGGTCATCGCAGCATCCATATTAGCTAGCAAAGGGAAGAGCAAGATTTATGATGTACCAGCTTTAGCTGATGTATACACGATCAATGAAGTTTTACGAAATTTAAATATCGATGTCAATTATCAAGATGGTGCAATCGAAGTAGACGCAGAAAAATCGTTGAAAACAGAAGCACCGTTTGAGTATGTCCGAAAAATGAGAGCATCATTTCTCGTCATGGGACCTTTATTGGCAAGAGTCGGTCATGCACGTATCGCTTTACCAGGAGGATGTGCAATCGGATCACGCCCTATAGATCAGCACTTAAAAGGCTTTGAAGCTATGGGTGCCAAAGTCGAAATCGGTAACGGGTTTATCGAAGCCAAAGTCGAAGAGAAGCTTATTGGAAATAAAATTTATCTAGATTTCCCAAGTGTAGGGGCGACAGAAAACATTATGATGGCCGCTTCTATGGCGGAAGGCACGACAACCATTGAAAATGCTGCCGAAGAACCTGAAATTGTTTGCCTTGCAACATACTTGAACTCCATGGGAGCAAAAGTTCGTGGAGCAGGCACAGGCACGATTCGTATCGAAGGTGTAAATGAACTCTCAGGCGCTGAGCACACGATCATCCCGGACCGAATTGAAGCAGGTACCTTTATGGTCGCTGCTGCGATTTCAAAAGGCAATGTCCTGTTAGAAAATGTTGAACCCGAGCATTTGCGTCCACTTATTTCCAAGCTCAACGAAATGGGTGTCATCATTATCGAAGAAAGTGATGGAATCCGGGTCATCGGACCTGAATCACTTAAATCAGTCGACCTGAAAACAATGCCTCACCCAGGCTTCCCAACAGACATGCAAGCCCAAATGATGGCGCTTCTATTACGTGCTGAGGGAACAAGTGTGATTACAGAAACGGTATTTGAAAATCGCTTCATGCACGTCGAGGAATTCCGCCGCATGAACGGAAACATCAAAATTGAAGGTCGCGCTGCAATCGTCACCGGACCCAACGAATTACAAGGCGCTGAAGTCTCTGCCACAGACTTACGTGCAGGTGCAGCTCTGATCGTATCCGGACTAGTCGCAGACGGCTACACACGCGTAACAGAGCTCAAGCATATCGACAGAGGTTACGTAAACTTTGCCGGCAAGCTAAAAGCACTCGGAGCAGACATCGAGCGCATTTACGAAGCAGAAGAAAGCGAGCTCGAAAACCTCGAAGCTCCCGCACCATTAAAAATGGATCCAAATTTCGCATAA
- a CDS encoding YwmB family TATA-box binding protein, with the protein MGKYTVVLSSIAVVCILWFGIAQENSVYSTHDSEAQSQIQKLQQINHKMTENSIRTNRWHIYARNDRQETLPEEKMNGFVESQMDHLNMFDWHHAEQQDGTQVWKGVRTDQQSALTESMKLHALPVGKDEYRTYYTYEASMIPNSTDANPAFSLLINTEKMPEWLEQSEFFTRVEGALPENHETTLEKWGETIAKVFSAKIVEELQEASFVSTSAYTPLWDSQLETNGEPMNLQIALRMNENGLGGETTVTIGTPIITTEY; encoded by the coding sequence ATGGGGAAATACACGGTTGTTTTAAGCAGTATCGCAGTGGTATGTATCCTTTGGTTCGGAATCGCTCAAGAAAATTCAGTATACTCAACACACGATTCAGAAGCACAATCACAAATACAAAAATTACAGCAAATCAACCATAAAATGACGGAAAACTCAATTCGAACAAACCGATGGCATATATATGCTCGTAATGATCGTCAGGAAACATTACCAGAAGAAAAGATGAACGGTTTTGTTGAAAGCCAGATGGATCACTTGAATATGTTTGATTGGCATCATGCCGAGCAACAAGATGGCACTCAGGTTTGGAAAGGTGTTAGAACGGATCAACAGTCAGCTTTAACTGAAAGCATGAAATTGCATGCTTTGCCGGTTGGAAAAGATGAATACCGAACTTATTACACTTATGAAGCATCAATGATCCCCAACTCAACAGACGCAAATCCCGCGTTCTCTTTGCTAATTAATACGGAAAAAATGCCAGAATGGCTAGAGCAATCTGAATTTTTTACACGTGTTGAAGGAGCATTACCAGAGAATCATGAAACAACACTAGAAAAATGGGGAGAAACGATTGCAAAAGTATTTTCCGCTAAAATCGTTGAAGAATTACAAGAAGCATCGTTCGTTTCAACATCCGCATATACCCCATTATGGGATTCACAACTCGAAACGAACGGCGAACCAATGAACTTACAGATCGCTTTACGAATGAATGAAAATGGATTGGGCGGTGAAACAACCGTCACAATTGGAACGCCAATAATTACGACTGAATATTAA
- a CDS encoding DUF1146 family protein, whose product MEHFGQQALVSIFVNLVVLVTVWWSLQTFKWDLFVNDADGPKAKALVILVAVAITHLVSSFLLNYFNWSTMLRHLF is encoded by the coding sequence TTGGAACATTTCGGACAGCAAGCGCTAGTGAGTATATTTGTAAATCTCGTCGTTCTTGTCACCGTTTGGTGGTCATTGCAGACTTTTAAATGGGATCTTTTTGTCAATGATGCAGACGGACCGAAAGCAAAAGCACTCGTGATCCTCGTTGCAGTAGCCATTACACATTTGGTGAGTAGCTTCCTGTTGAATTATTTCAACTGGTCCACGATGCTAAGACATCTGTTTTAA
- a CDS encoding NADH-quinone oxidoreductase subunit N — MSAFDANWSLMTPEIVLATLALLIFTLDFMTGVKGKKPFVGRLSIIALLVTAGLVLIQRETGSIADIFIVDSFSSVFKVVILIGVALVIGISMYYVEKNDDIYQGELYSLMLFATLGVMLMVSSADLITLFIGLELLSISSYCMAGFKKYKKKSTEAAIKYIILGGTASAFILYGMSFMYGLTGTTSLVEIGSQISALFAANPYIVLMSLLFMVVGFGFKISVVPFHMWAPDVYEGSPTPVTAFLTVVSKLAGFAILLRVFFVGFGGIFDEWGFVIAIIAALTMIIGNVIALTQSNVKRLMAYSGIAQAGYLLVPIAALITLDLTVSIIMFYAIAYVMMTLGAFAIITLVTENSGSEDISSFSGLYQRSPYLAIAMSAFLISLAGLPISAGFVGKAWIFVNAISADMLWLAVIMIVTSIISFFYYFGIIKQMFMRQPKGDATELKAPFALSSVVTITLIVTVGLGALPFFLTNLFSGLQWMAF; from the coding sequence ATGTCAGCTTTTGATGCCAACTGGTCTTTAATGACTCCAGAAATTGTATTAGCTACACTTGCCCTCCTCATCTTTACGCTCGATTTTATGACTGGGGTAAAGGGGAAAAAGCCGTTTGTCGGCCGCCTGAGCATCATAGCTCTACTAGTGACAGCCGGCTTGGTTCTGATTCAAAGGGAAACGGGCAGCATTGCTGATATTTTTATCGTAGATTCGTTTTCCTCGGTATTTAAAGTCGTCATTTTAATCGGTGTCGCACTCGTGATCGGCATTAGCATGTACTATGTTGAAAAAAATGATGACATCTACCAAGGTGAACTGTATTCGCTCATGCTCTTTGCCACATTAGGGGTCATGCTTATGGTTTCCTCGGCCGACTTGATCACATTGTTTATCGGCCTTGAACTGTTAAGTATTTCATCCTACTGCATGGCAGGCTTTAAAAAGTACAAGAAAAAGTCAACCGAAGCAGCGATCAAATATATCATTCTCGGTGGAACAGCTTCGGCGTTTATCTTATACGGAATGTCATTTATGTACGGACTAACCGGAACGACGAGCCTCGTTGAAATCGGTAGCCAGATTAGTGCTTTATTCGCAGCAAACCCGTACATTGTGCTGATGAGCCTATTGTTTATGGTTGTTGGATTTGGCTTTAAAATATCAGTCGTGCCATTCCACATGTGGGCTCCTGATGTTTATGAAGGATCACCAACCCCAGTAACCGCATTTTTGACAGTCGTTTCTAAATTAGCCGGCTTTGCCATTCTTCTTCGTGTCTTCTTTGTCGGCTTTGGAGGAATTTTCGATGAATGGGGATTTGTCATCGCCATCATCGCAGCGCTCACAATGATTATTGGGAATGTCATCGCTTTAACGCAAAGTAATGTGAAGCGACTAATGGCTTATTCGGGCATTGCCCAGGCGGGGTACTTGCTTGTCCCAATTGCCGCCTTGATCACACTAGACCTAACCGTAAGTATTATCATGTTTTACGCGATTGCCTACGTGATGATGACCCTTGGAGCCTTTGCGATTATTACGCTCGTCACCGAAAACTCAGGTTCAGAAGACATCTCAAGCTTCTCAGGTCTATATCAGCGCTCTCCCTATTTAGCAATTGCGATGAGTGCGTTCTTGATATCGTTAGCCGGATTACCAATCTCTGCTGGCTTTGTAGGAAAAGCATGGATCTTCGTAAACGCAATTTCCGCTGACATGCTCTGGCTTGCGGTGATTATGATTGTCACGAGTATCATTTCATTCTTCTACTATTTTGGGATAATCAAGCAAATGTTTATGCGACAACCCAAAGGCGATGCAACAGAATTAAAAGCACCCTTCGCGCTATCAAGCGTGGTCACAATTACACTCATCGTTACCGTCGGCTTAGGCGCCCTTCCATTCTTCTTAACCAATTTGTTTAGCGGCCTGCAGTGGATGGCATTCTAG